A genomic window from Paramormyrops kingsleyae isolate MSU_618 chromosome 23, PKINGS_0.4, whole genome shotgun sequence includes:
- the il6 gene encoding interleukin-6, with the protein MQSLPFTFALLPLAVLIAHGAPCVSHLEDASDTSGDGSLDPTSRNLEHLSAVLVCLIGSLRDEHFAKNWPQESMSSYKDHKITMPYLNVEDGCFSLKFNKKRCLSGIASKLQLYRPYLDFVKIENPGSSKVDDVISRTDTLTRSIKDKLPKVEESDSSSQGALPTLPSDKTEWERKITVHVILRELGVFMAETYRAVRFINRRP; encoded by the exons ATGCAGA GTCTCCCTTTCACTTTTGCACTGCTGCCTCTCGCAGTGCTGATTGCCCACGGAGCCCCCTGCGTCAGCCACCTGGAAGACGCCTCAGACACCTCTGGGGATGGCAGCCTCGATCCGACGTCTAGGAATCTGGAGCATCTTTCGGCAGTTCTCGTCTGCCTGATCGGCAGTCTCCGTGATGAGCAC TTTGCGAAAAATTGGCCACAAGAAAGCATGTCGTCGTACAAGGACCACAAAATCACAATGCCTTACCTGAACGTGGAGGACGGCTGTTTTTCTCTTAAATTCAACAAA AAAAGGTGTTTGAGTGGGATTGCGAGCAAACTGCAGCTGTACAGACCCTACCTGGATTTTGTGAAGATAGAGAATCCGGGATCCAGCAAGGTTGATGACGTTATCTCCAGGACAGACACCTTAACTCGCAGTATAAAAGATAAA CTGCCGAAGGTGGAGGAGTCGGACTCGAGCTCGCAGGGCGCGCTCCCGACGCTGCCCTCCGACAAGACCGAGTGGGAGCGAAAGATCACGGTGCACGTGATTCTCAGGGAGCTCGGCGTCTTCATGGCAGAGACGTACAGGGCCGTCCGCTTCATCAATCGGCGCCCGTGA